The Alnus glutinosa chromosome 7, dhAlnGlut1.1, whole genome shotgun sequence genome includes a region encoding these proteins:
- the LOC133873200 gene encoding myb family transcription factor PHL4-like: protein MRRLISKQEFDKTMDDYSQLYCTEPPLKNMGVSEHYVFDPFESPASAFHAAGTYMDLLQQHDEHQVGNIPPLCSQFPTHDSNILLCQSSHCNFSIDSVHDQAGSNFRDTLQSLVKSQLCSNQCISSSEKPNKIPCNNMSNPFPHAQNILLLGENDALVRKQLSVPSDANQGLNVCYNSLSRQAPSNKKRIRWTQDLHDQFVKTVDQLGGAEKATPKAILKLMNSNLLTILQVKSHLQKYRTARYIPESLQENSERRKTGANGTPQLPMEM, encoded by the exons ATGAGAAGATTGATTTCCAAGCAGGAGTTCGACAAAACCATGGATGATTATTCCCAACTATATTGCACTGAACCGCCATTGAAGAACATGGGAGTTTCAGAACACTATGTCTTTGATCCTTTCGAATCCCCAGCCTCGGCCTTTCATGCTGCTGGAACTTACATGGATCTTCTTCAACAACATGATGAGCATCAAGTTGGCAATATTCCTCCTTTGTGCTCACAATTTCCCACTCATGACTCAAACATCTTACTCTGTCAATCTTCCCACTGTAACTTTTCCATTGATTCAGTTCATGACCAAGCTGGCTCCAACTTCAGGGACACCTTGCAATCACTTGTGAAATCTCAATTGTGCAGCAATCAATGCATTTCTTCCTCAGAGAAGCCGAATAAAATTCCATGCAACAATATGAGCAACCCTTTTCCCCATGCCCAGAACATTTTATTGCTTGGTGAGAATGATGCCTTGGTCAGGAAGCAACTTTCGGTTCCTTCTGATGCAAATCAGGGTCTTAAT GTTTGTTACAATTCATTATCCAGGCAAGCTCcatcaaataaaaaacgaaTCAGATGGACTCAAGATCTTCATGACCAGTTCGTCAAGACTGTGGATCAACTCGGTGGTGCCGAGA AGGCAACACCGAAAGCAATACTGAAGTTGATGAACTCGAATTTATTGACCATATTACAAGTGAAAAGTCATTTGCAG AAATATCGGACTGCACGGTACATTCCAGAATCTTTACAGG AAAACTCTGAGAGAAGAAAAACTGGTGCAAATGGCACACCTCAGCTCCCCATGGAAATGTAA